From Sphingomonas hengshuiensis, one genomic window encodes:
- the ychF gene encoding redox-regulated ATPase YchF, which yields MGFRCGIVGLPNVGKSTLFNALTETAAAQAANYPFCTIEPNVGNVAVPDPRLDKLAEIAGSQKIIETQLGFVDIAGLVRGASKGEGLGNQFLGNIREVDAIVHVLRCFENDDIQHVDNKVDPIADAETVETELMLSDLESLEKRVPAAQKKATQGDKEAKVAASVLGQALELLREGKPARLTVPRDADEARVLAQAQLLTGKPVLYVCNVNEEDAANGNALSAKVFEKAKAEGAEAVVVSAAIEAEIATMPPEERGEFLGELGLEETGLARVITAGYKLLHLLTFFTVGPKEARAWTVHSGATAPEAAGEIHSDFEKGFIRAETIAFADFVALGGESRAREAGKLRAEGKAYVVQDGDVMHFLHS from the coding sequence ATGGGTTTCCGCTGCGGCATTGTGGGCCTGCCCAATGTGGGCAAGTCCACGCTCTTCAACGCTCTGACCGAGACTGCGGCGGCGCAGGCGGCCAATTATCCGTTCTGCACGATCGAGCCCAATGTCGGCAACGTCGCCGTCCCCGATCCGCGGCTCGACAAGCTGGCCGAAATCGCCGGATCGCAGAAGATCATCGAGACCCAGCTGGGGTTCGTCGACATTGCCGGGCTGGTCCGCGGCGCGAGCAAGGGCGAGGGGCTGGGCAACCAGTTCCTGGGCAATATCCGCGAAGTCGACGCGATCGTCCATGTCCTGCGCTGTTTCGAGAATGACGACATCCAGCATGTCGACAACAAGGTCGATCCGATCGCCGATGCCGAGACGGTCGAGACCGAACTGATGCTGTCCGACCTCGAATCGCTCGAAAAGCGCGTTCCCGCCGCGCAGAAAAAGGCGACGCAGGGCGACAAGGAAGCCAAGGTCGCGGCGTCGGTGCTGGGTCAGGCGCTGGAACTGCTGCGCGAAGGCAAGCCCGCGCGACTGACCGTGCCCAGGGATGCCGACGAGGCGCGCGTGCTGGCACAGGCGCAATTGCTGACCGGCAAGCCCGTCCTCTACGTCTGCAACGTCAACGAAGAGGATGCCGCCAACGGCAACGCGCTGTCGGCCAAGGTGTTCGAAAAGGCCAAGGCGGAGGGCGCCGAAGCGGTGGTCGTCTCCGCCGCGATCGAGGCCGAGATCGCGACGATGCCGCCCGAGGAGCGCGGCGAATTCCTGGGCGAACTGGGGCTCGAGGAGACCGGCCTCGCCCGCGTCATCACTGCCGGGTACAAGCTGCTCCACCTGCTGACCTTCTTCACCGTCGGCCCGAAGGAAGCACGCGCCTGGACCGTGCATAGCGGCGCCACCGCGCCCGAGGCGGCGGGCGAGATCCATAGCGATTTCGAGAAGGGCTTCATCCGCGCCGAGACGATCGCCTTTGCCGATTTCGTCGCGCTGGGCGGCGAATCGCGAGCGCGCGAAGCCGGCAAGCTCCGCGCCGAGGGCAAGGCCTATGTCGTCCAGGACGGCGATGTGATGCATTTCCTGCATAGTTGA
- a CDS encoding HupA family protein has product MIRRHMIMSAAVATMALSSCGGGDDSSATPTPTATPTPTPTATATYSAFPLSAATEFYTLNATTSYTGDPAGAVTLGVAGTEGLTTRVKLATSNLIASGTYVIDESTEESRFTNTNVTTAPAATTPEFIFRSTSTATDALAGNFSQLEFLNNTIPDVVTSDTGLAMKAVSYANWWRGDSTVGAKRLTYTVWGYNTVTTDMLTTGSASYASRLTGRLVSVSGTTTSVLKVTGTVTTAVNFSTGLVELTLALSTIPADGSAAVPYGTFTGQGAIPIGSNQFSGSFTTGSPLSGTFTGGFFGSQGKEIGITFAGSGTVGTANQRLVGSIVGTK; this is encoded by the coding sequence ATGATTCGCCGTCACATGATCATGAGTGCCGCCGTGGCGACGATGGCCCTGTCCAGCTGTGGCGGGGGCGACGATTCGAGCGCGACGCCGACGCCGACCGCAACCCCCACGCCGACGCCGACCGCGACGGCCACCTATTCGGCGTTCCCGCTGTCCGCGGCGACCGAATTCTACACGCTCAACGCGACGACGAGCTATACCGGCGATCCGGCGGGCGCAGTGACGCTGGGCGTTGCCGGGACCGAGGGGCTGACGACGCGCGTCAAGCTGGCGACCAGCAATCTGATCGCTTCGGGCACCTATGTGATCGACGAGAGCACCGAGGAGTCGCGCTTCACCAACACGAACGTCACGACCGCGCCGGCGGCGACGACCCCCGAATTCATCTTCCGCTCGACCAGCACCGCGACAGACGCGCTGGCGGGCAATTTCTCGCAGCTCGAATTCCTCAACAACACGATCCCCGACGTCGTGACGAGCGACACCGGCCTCGCGATGAAGGCCGTCAGCTATGCCAATTGGTGGCGCGGCGATTCGACGGTGGGCGCAAAGCGGCTGACCTACACGGTATGGGGCTACAACACCGTCACCACCGACATGCTGACGACGGGTTCGGCATCCTATGCCTCGCGCCTCACCGGGCGACTGGTGAGCGTGTCGGGCACGACGACGTCGGTGCTGAAGGTAACCGGCACGGTGACGACTGCCGTCAATTTCTCGACCGGGCTGGTCGAACTGACGCTCGCGCTCAGCACGATCCCCGCGGACGGCAGCGCGGCGGTGCCCTATGGCACCTTCACCGGCCAGGGCGCGATCCCGATCGGCAGCAACCAGTTCAGCGGCAGCTTCACCACCGGCAGCCCGCTGTCGGGGACCTTCACCGGCGGCTTTTTCGGCTCGCAGGGCAAGGAAATCGGCATCACCTTCGCCGGCTCGGGCACGGTCGGCACCGCCAACCAGCGGCTGGTCGGGTCGATCGTCGGCACGAAGTAG
- the pth gene encoding aminoacyl-tRNA hydrolase, translating to MQLWVGLGNPGPQYAMHRHNVGFMAIDAIAAVHGFTPPKKQFQGWTQEGRIGTEKVILLKPGTFMNDSGRAVRAALDFYKLAPADVTVFHDELDLVPFKVKVKMGGGTAGHNGLRSTDAHIGPDFRRVRLGIGHPGHKDRVTGYVLGNYAKAEMDALSDMLGAVAAEAPRLAAGEDARFMSDVAVRLQD from the coding sequence ATGCAGCTCTGGGTAGGTCTCGGCAATCCGGGGCCGCAATATGCGATGCACCGGCACAATGTCGGGTTCATGGCGATCGACGCGATCGCCGCGGTCCATGGCTTCACGCCGCCGAAGAAGCAGTTCCAGGGCTGGACGCAGGAGGGGCGGATCGGGACCGAGAAGGTGATCCTGCTAAAGCCCGGCACCTTCATGAACGACAGCGGGCGGGCGGTGCGCGCGGCGCTGGATTTCTACAAGCTGGCGCCCGCCGACGTTACAGTCTTTCACGACGAACTCGACCTGGTGCCGTTCAAGGTGAAGGTGAAGATGGGCGGCGGCACTGCGGGGCATAACGGGCTGCGCTCGACCGACGCGCATATCGGCCCCGATTTCCGCCGCGTCCGGCTGGGCATCGGGCATCCGGGGCATAAGGACCGCGTCACCGGCTATGTGCTGGGCAATTACGCCAAGGCCGAGATGGACGCGCTGAGCGACATGCTGGGCGCCGTCGCTGCCGAGGCGCCGCGGCTGGCGGCGGGCGAGGATGCGCGGTTCATGAGCGACGTCGCGGTGCGACTGCAGGACTGA
- a CDS encoding 50S ribosomal protein L25/general stress protein Ctc produces the protein MSDTLTLSAETRDRVGKGASRALRREGRVPAVIYGNKADPVGIHVSERELYKLLMTGHFFNSVVMINGERTLPKDVAFDPVSDRPVHADFLRISEHATVTVEVPIVFVDEEEAPGLKRGGVLNIVRHALELVVDAASIPDEVQISLKGLEVGDSLHISAVTLPKGAESAITDRDFTIATVVAPSALKSSEGEAEAAEAE, from the coding sequence ATGAGCGACACGCTTACGCTGTCGGCCGAGACGCGCGACCGGGTTGGCAAGGGAGCCTCCCGGGCGCTGCGTCGTGAAGGCCGCGTCCCCGCCGTTATCTATGGCAACAAGGCAGACCCCGTTGGCATCCATGTCAGCGAGCGCGAGCTGTACAAGCTGCTGATGACCGGCCATTTCTTCAACTCGGTCGTGATGATCAACGGCGAGCGCACGCTGCCTAAGGACGTGGCGTTCGATCCGGTTTCGGATCGTCCGGTCCATGCCGACTTCCTGCGCATTTCCGAGCATGCGACGGTCACCGTCGAAGTGCCGATCGTGTTCGTCGACGAGGAAGAGGCCCCCGGGCTGAAGCGCGGTGGCGTGCTCAACATCGTGCGCCACGCGCTGGAACTGGTGGTCGACGCGGCGAGCATCCCCGACGAGGTCCAGATCTCGCTCAAGGGCCTCGAAGTCGGCGATTCGCTGCACATCTCGGCAGTGACCCTGCCCAAGGGTGCCGAGTCGGCGATCACCGATCGCGACTTCACGATCGCCACCGTCGTCGCCCCGTCGGCGCTCAAGTCGAGCGAAGGCGAAGCGGAAGCTGCCGAGGCCGAATAA
- a CDS encoding TraB/GumN family protein codes for MIRTLLIALLLVLGGCKSQWPADADPALWVVRDADTTIYLFGTVHMLRPGMTWFDDGVRKAFDASDELVLELVMPPEAEMQALVAELGTTPGRPTLPEQLPPAAAARFRAALVEMGMAPDALDHAEPWLAATLLSSAPLRKLGYDDKDGAEQVLSAAAAQAGKPVIGLETARQQLGYFDTLPLPAQRALLVRTLEELPKAGEQIDAMVAAWSKGDPDALGALMNEDLDRSPELAQALLVNRNRNWAGWIQGRMEKPGTVFVAVGAGHLAGGASVQAELAKRGLKAERVAE; via the coding sequence ATGATCCGCACGCTCCTGATTGCCCTGTTGCTGGTGCTGGGCGGCTGCAAGTCGCAATGGCCCGCCGATGCCGACCCGGCTTTGTGGGTGGTGCGCGATGCCGACACGACGATCTATCTGTTCGGGACGGTGCATATGCTGCGCCCCGGAATGACGTGGTTCGACGATGGCGTGCGCAAGGCGTTCGACGCCAGCGACGAACTGGTGCTCGAGCTGGTGATGCCGCCCGAGGCGGAGATGCAGGCGCTGGTCGCCGAGCTGGGCACCACGCCGGGGCGGCCGACGCTGCCCGAACAGCTTCCCCCCGCCGCGGCTGCGCGTTTCCGCGCCGCGCTGGTCGAAATGGGGATGGCGCCCGACGCGCTCGACCATGCCGAGCCGTGGCTGGCGGCGACGTTGCTGTCGTCGGCGCCGCTGCGCAAGCTGGGCTATGACGACAAAGACGGCGCCGAGCAGGTGCTGAGCGCCGCCGCGGCACAGGCAGGCAAGCCCGTGATCGGGCTGGAGACTGCGCGACAACAGCTCGGCTATTTCGACACGCTGCCGCTGCCGGCACAGCGCGCGCTGCTGGTCCGGACATTGGAGGAACTGCCCAAGGCGGGCGAACAGATCGACGCGATGGTCGCGGCCTGGAGCAAGGGCGATCCCGACGCGCTGGGCGCGCTGATGAACGAAGACCTCGATCGCTCGCCCGAACTGGCGCAGGCGCTGCTGGTCAACCGCAACCGCAATTGGGCGGGGTGGATTCAGGGGCGGATGGAGAAGCCCGGCACGGTGTTCGTCGCGGTCGGCGCGGGGCATCTGGCGGGCGGGGCCAGCGTGCAGGCGGAACTGGCGAAGCGCGGGCTGAAGGCGGAGCGGGTGGCGGAGTAA
- a CDS encoding glycine--tRNA ligase subunit alpha, producing the protein MILRLHDYWSARGCLILQPYDMRMGAGTFHTATTLRALGPEPWNAAFVQPCRRPTDGRYGENPNRLQHYYQYQVILKPSPSDLQELYLGSLAAIGIDFTKHDIRFVEDDWESPTLGAWGLGWEVWCDGMEVTQFTYFQQMGGYDCKPVAGELTYGLERLAMYIQNKDSVYDLAFNDAGVTYGDVFHENEVQMSKWNFEVADTETLFDLFRKAAAECENCLGAGLAIPAYEQAIEASHIFNLLNARGVISVAERQAYIGRVRDLAKGACAAWIERKTPEWEARFPGWVA; encoded by the coding sequence ATGATCCTGCGCCTCCATGACTATTGGAGCGCGCGCGGCTGCCTGATCCTCCAGCCCTATGACATGCGGATGGGGGCGGGGACGTTCCACACCGCCACCACGCTGCGCGCGCTGGGGCCGGAGCCATGGAACGCCGCCTTCGTCCAGCCCTGCCGCCGCCCGACCGACGGTCGCTATGGCGAAAACCCGAACCGGCTCCAGCATTATTACCAATATCAGGTGATCCTGAAGCCGAGTCCGAGCGATTTGCAGGAGCTGTACCTCGGCTCGCTGGCGGCGATCGGCATCGATTTCACCAAACACGACATCCGCTTCGTCGAGGACGATTGGGAATCGCCGACGCTCGGCGCCTGGGGGCTGGGCTGGGAAGTGTGGTGCGACGGGATGGAAGTCACCCAGTTCACCTATTTCCAGCAAATGGGCGGCTATGACTGCAAGCCCGTCGCGGGCGAGCTGACCTACGGCCTCGAACGGCTGGCGATGTATATCCAGAACAAGGACAGCGTGTACGACCTCGCGTTCAACGACGCGGGCGTGACCTATGGCGACGTGTTCCACGAGAACGAAGTCCAGATGTCCAAATGGAACTTCGAAGTCGCCGACACCGAAACGCTGTTCGACCTGTTCCGCAAGGCGGCGGCGGAGTGCGAGAATTGCCTGGGCGCGGGCCTCGCCATCCCCGCCTATGAACAGGCGATCGAGGCGAGCCACATCTTCAACCTGCTGAATGCGCGCGGCGTGATCTCGGTGGCCGAGCGCCAGGCCTATATCGGTCGCGTCCGCGATCTGGCGAAGGGCGCCTGCGCGGCGTGGATCGAACGCAAGACGCCCGAATGGGAAGCGCGCTTTCCGGGATGGGTGGCGTGA
- the glyS gene encoding glycine--tRNA ligase subunit beta, producing MTDFLLELRSEEIPARMQEKAREDLARLFAAELTKAGLAAAETVTYATPRRLALIARGLPEVTASVIEDVKGPPADAADAAIDGFLRKLGLTRDVLQTRDVKGRPTLFAVTSKPGRPTAAVLAEAIPSVIRAFPWPKAMRWGAPSLSTESPRWVRPLQGIVALFGSDVVPCEVAGVTSGAATLGHRFHHPGVITIGSADDYVEKLRACHVIVDGAERRGIIALGAKMAAAKAGLTLVEDDGLLFENAGLTEWPMPLLGRFDSAFLEVPPEVIQLTARVNQKYFVCRGAEGTLANAFVCVANIDAADGGERIVEGNQKVLAARLSDARFFYDTDLKIPLDESAKKLSKIVFHEKLGTVADKVDRVAKLARWLVEEGIVKSSPERGGGPRSGGGGAPQAASSAAIPLHHPADGPPPRSGEELAALAERAARLCKADLVTGMVGEFPELQGLMGGYYAAAQGEDPQVAAAIRDHYKPVGQGDEVPTAPVTVAVSLADKLDTIFEFFSIEQMPTGSKDPFALRRAMLGVLALIFDNNLRIGVLKLANAFDPPFNREFVHPANSFVRFAIDRLKVQQREAGVRHDLIDAVFALGGEDDLVRLLARVHALQAFVTTDEGRNLLAGYKRAANILKKESPSPLQGRGQGRGDVPAGESPEETAPLPGPLPASGEREALHPAESALATALDDAEPRAAAAIAAEDFEGAMAALSALRAPIDAFFESVTVNDPDPDKRAARLALLARMRDAVHQVADFTRIDG from the coding sequence ATGACCGATTTCCTTCTCGAACTCCGCTCCGAAGAAATCCCCGCCCGGATGCAGGAAAAGGCCCGCGAGGACCTCGCCCGGCTGTTCGCTGCCGAGCTGACCAAGGCCGGGCTCGCCGCTGCCGAGACCGTCACCTACGCCACCCCCCGCCGCCTCGCGCTGATCGCGCGCGGGCTGCCCGAAGTTACGGCGTCGGTAATTGAGGACGTAAAGGGTCCGCCAGCCGACGCTGCGGATGCTGCGATCGACGGGTTTTTGCGCAAACTGGGATTGACCCGCGATGTGCTGCAAACGCGCGACGTGAAAGGGCGCCCGACCTTATTTGCTGTCACGAGCAAGCCTGGACGCCCCACCGCCGCCGTGCTCGCCGAGGCGATCCCGTCCGTGATCCGCGCCTTCCCCTGGCCCAAGGCGATGCGCTGGGGCGCGCCGTCGCTCTCGACCGAAAGCCCGCGCTGGGTGCGCCCGCTCCAGGGCATCGTCGCGCTGTTCGGCAGCGACGTCGTCCCGTGCGAAGTCGCGGGCGTCACCAGCGGCGCCGCGACGCTCGGCCATCGCTTCCACCATCCCGGCGTCATCACGATCGGCAGCGCCGACGACTATGTCGAGAAGCTCCGCGCGTGCCATGTCATCGTCGACGGCGCCGAACGCCGCGGCATCATCGCGCTGGGCGCCAAGATGGCGGCGGCAAAGGCCGGGCTGACGCTTGTCGAGGATGACGGGCTGTTGTTCGAAAATGCCGGGCTCACCGAATGGCCGATGCCGCTGCTCGGGCGCTTCGACTCGGCATTCCTGGAGGTGCCGCCCGAGGTCATCCAGCTCACCGCGCGGGTGAACCAGAAATATTTCGTGTGCCGCGGCGCGGAGGGCACGCTCGCGAACGCCTTTGTCTGCGTCGCCAATATCGACGCAGCGGACGGCGGCGAGCGCATCGTCGAGGGCAACCAGAAAGTGCTGGCCGCACGGCTGAGCGACGCGCGGTTCTTCTATGACACCGACCTGAAAATCCCGCTCGACGAGAGCGCGAAGAAGCTGTCGAAGATCGTCTTTCACGAAAAGCTGGGGACGGTGGCGGATAAGGTCGATCGCGTCGCGAAGCTGGCGCGCTGGCTGGTGGAGGAGGGAATCGTCAAATCCTCCCCGGAACGGGGAGGGGGACCGCGAAGCGGTGGAGGGGGCGCGCCACAGGCGGCGTCCTCTGCGGCGATCCCCCTCCACCATCCTGCGGATGGTCCCCCTCCCCGTTCCGGGGAGGAATTGGCCGCCCTCGCCGAACGCGCCGCCCGCCTCTGCAAGGCTGACCTCGTCACCGGCATGGTCGGCGAATTCCCCGAGCTACAGGGCCTGATGGGCGGCTATTACGCCGCCGCGCAGGGCGAGGACCCACAGGTCGCGGCAGCGATCCGCGATCACTACAAGCCGGTCGGGCAGGGGGACGAGGTTCCCACCGCGCCCGTGACGGTGGCGGTGTCGCTGGCGGATAAGCTGGATACGATTTTTGAGTTCTTCTCCATCGAGCAAATGCCGACGGGGTCCAAAGACCCGTTTGCGCTCCGCCGAGCAATGTTGGGTGTCCTAGCACTCATTTTCGACAACAATCTGCGGATCGGCGTGCTTAAGCTCGCAAATGCTTTCGACCCCCCATTCAATCGCGAGTTTGTTCATCCGGCGAATTCATTTGTCCGTTTTGCTATCGACCGCCTGAAAGTCCAGCAACGCGAAGCCGGTGTCCGCCACGACCTGATCGACGCAGTGTTCGCGCTCGGTGGCGAGGACGATCTCGTCCGGCTGCTCGCCCGCGTCCATGCGCTTCAGGCGTTCGTGACCACCGACGAGGGCAGGAACCTCCTCGCAGGCTATAAGCGCGCGGCGAATATCCTGAAGAAGGAATCTCCCTCTCCCCTTCAGGGGAGAGGGCAGGGGAGAGGGGACGTGCCAGCAGGCGAGTCGCCTGAGGAGACTGCCCCTCTCCCCGGCCCTCTCCCCGCAAGCGGGGAGAGGGAGGCACTTCACCCCGCCGAATCCGCCCTCGCCACCGCGCTCGACGACGCCGAGCCCCGCGCCGCCGCCGCGATCGCCGCGGAGGATTTCGAAGGCGCGATGGCCGCACTCTCCGCCCTGCGCGCCCCAATCGATGCGTTCTTCGAGTCGGTCACGGTCAACGACCCAGACCCGGACAAGCGCGCCGCGCGCCTCGCGCTGCTCGCGCGGATGCGCGACGCGGTGCATCAGGTTGCCGATTTCACGCGGATCGACGGCTGA